Proteins from one Mycobacterium sp. EPa45 genomic window:
- a CDS encoding membrane protein, which produces MTETIPHDGKRDSSTRRGLSVLQKSLFGVLAFFFVIHIFFWYLEYRVGVSHVVASTTLVVFVVGCFVTTLVLPWLPLPGQRDWTRAQRLSAMVIVWVFIALIPRFIWELPWLLFFNEIRTGVENGALWTYMWSPILLGGDARYLNGDPLIVVLEWIAFFIGLFEAYAMVQFFRNGKRFTSTQLSFIMGGMIVEVTLPAVYFGVEIANNMQSMTSPVEMWIKFVVLNLLWCTMPLVTYFWGVRRLTRQDFAVAF; this is translated from the coding sequence GTGACAGAGACGATTCCTCACGATGGCAAACGCGATTCGTCGACGAGGCGGGGACTGTCCGTACTGCAGAAGTCTCTTTTCGGCGTTCTGGCGTTCTTCTTCGTCATCCACATCTTCTTCTGGTACCTCGAATACCGTGTTGGGGTATCGCATGTCGTCGCCTCAACAACGTTGGTGGTGTTCGTCGTCGGCTGCTTCGTGACGACACTGGTCCTTCCGTGGCTACCCCTTCCGGGGCAGCGGGATTGGACGCGGGCGCAGCGACTAAGTGCGATGGTCATCGTGTGGGTGTTCATCGCCCTGATACCACGGTTTATCTGGGAACTGCCGTGGCTCTTGTTCTTCAACGAGATCCGAACGGGCGTCGAAAATGGCGCGCTCTGGACTTATATGTGGTCGCCGATCCTCCTGGGCGGTGACGCACGGTATTTGAATGGTGATCCGCTCATCGTGGTTTTGGAGTGGATCGCGTTCTTCATCGGTTTGTTCGAGGCGTATGCGATGGTGCAGTTCTTCCGAAATGGCAAGCGATTTACCAGCACTCAGCTGTCCTTCATCATGGGCGGCATGATCGTGGAGGTCACGCTGCCTGCCGTCTACTTCGGTGTGGAGATCGCGAACAACATGCAGAGCATGACCAGCCCGGTCGAGATGTGGATCAAGTTCGTGGTCCTGAACCTGTTGTGGTGCACCATGCCGCTGGTCACCTATTTCTGGGGCGTCCGCAGACTGACGCGCCAAGACTTCGCCGTTGCTTTCTAG
- a CDS encoding TetR/AcrR family transcriptional regulator, translating to MNARRSPDRPTTGRRERGDRTRERLIDETVRCIREEGYSAASARHIIERAGVTWGVIQHHFGDRDGLLIAVIDDAVDRLVASLEALSDPDQPIDTSDLVRGAWEAFANPKAMAGLEILISTKELRSGLDSRHMERLGAALASVTQRLETSHGGQNAAALGMLLWTTPVAMMIAEMFATLPLEVGEAQRAIIDLINRQP from the coding sequence ATGAATGCACGCAGGAGTCCCGACCGTCCCACCACCGGCCGTCGCGAACGCGGTGACCGCACTCGTGAACGCCTCATCGACGAGACGGTCCGCTGCATCCGCGAAGAAGGATATTCAGCCGCGAGCGCACGTCACATCATCGAACGCGCCGGTGTGACATGGGGCGTCATCCAGCATCACTTTGGCGACCGCGACGGCCTGCTGATCGCAGTCATCGACGACGCCGTCGATCGCCTGGTCGCCTCTCTCGAAGCGTTGTCCGACCCCGACCAGCCGATCGACACCAGCGACTTGGTGCGCGGCGCCTGGGAAGCATTCGCCAACCCCAAAGCAATGGCCGGTCTCGAGATCCTTATATCCACCAAAGAGCTGCGTTCCGGCCTCGATAGCCGACACATGGAGCGACTGGGTGCGGCCCTCGCGAGTGTGACCCAACGGCTGGAAACCAGCCATGGCGGCCAGAACGCTGCGGCACTGGGCATGCTGCTGTGGACGACGCCGGTCGCGATGATGATCGCCGAAATGTTCGCCACACTGCCACTCGAAGTCGGTGAAGCCCAACGGGCAATCATCGACCTGATCAACCGGCAACCCTGA
- a CDS encoding MCE family protein, producing the protein MRSYARPVAGLAMVVAIVGIVIVAAGMFRGSFADTVPLTVLSQRAGLVMNPDAKVKLVGVPVGNVVSIEDRPDGQAAILLAMDPTELTQIPDNVRVDISSATVFGAKSIDLVAPANPSTQKLRPGQVLTAEHVTVEFNTIFQQLSSVLSAIQPEKLNETLGAISSAFNGRGPQLGRTLSDFDALLAKLEPSLPNLAHDSATAPEVLNAYADASRDLVTTLDDATHISQTITEEQNSLDAFLVSTIGLADIGNDVLGSNRAGISDVFRVLVPTTDLTNQYHQGLNCGIGALAVIASGPPLEKPGITDSIGFLLGRERYRYPMNLPKVAATGGPQCTSLPRVPFDTGPPFVVTDVGTNQAQYGNQGILLNSDGLKQLLFGPLPGPARNTAQIGEPG; encoded by the coding sequence ATGAGGTCGTATGCGCGCCCGGTGGCTGGTTTGGCGATGGTGGTGGCCATCGTGGGCATTGTGATCGTGGCGGCGGGGATGTTCCGCGGCAGTTTCGCTGACACGGTGCCACTGACGGTGCTTTCGCAGCGGGCGGGTTTGGTGATGAATCCGGACGCGAAGGTCAAACTGGTCGGTGTTCCGGTGGGTAATGTTGTGTCGATCGAAGACCGCCCCGACGGTCAGGCCGCCATCCTGCTGGCCATGGATCCGACTGAGCTGACACAAATTCCCGACAACGTCAGAGTCGACATTTCCTCGGCTACGGTCTTCGGGGCGAAATCGATTGACCTTGTTGCGCCGGCGAATCCATCGACGCAGAAGTTGCGGCCAGGGCAGGTGCTGACCGCAGAGCATGTGACGGTCGAATTCAACACCATTTTTCAGCAGCTGTCCTCGGTGCTATCGGCGATCCAGCCGGAGAAGCTCAACGAGACCCTGGGGGCGATCTCCTCGGCGTTCAACGGCCGCGGCCCGCAACTCGGGCGCACCCTGAGCGATTTCGACGCACTGCTGGCCAAACTCGAACCCAGCCTGCCCAATCTCGCCCACGACAGCGCAACAGCGCCCGAGGTGCTCAACGCCTACGCCGATGCCAGCCGCGATCTCGTCACCACGCTCGATGACGCGACCCACATCAGCCAGACGATCACCGAGGAACAGAACAGCCTGGATGCGTTCCTGGTCAGCACAATTGGGCTTGCCGACATCGGCAACGACGTCCTCGGATCGAACCGCGCGGGCATCAGCGACGTGTTCCGAGTGTTGGTGCCCACCACCGATTTGACCAACCAGTATCACCAAGGCCTGAACTGCGGGATCGGCGCGCTGGCCGTGATCGCCTCGGGTCCACCGTTGGAGAAGCCGGGCATCACCGACTCCATCGGATTCCTGCTGGGCCGTGAACGGTACCGCTATCCGATGAATCTGCCCAAGGTCGCCGCCACCGGGGGGCCGCAGTGCACCTCGCTACCAAGAGTGCCATTCGACACCGGGCCACCGTTCGTCGTCACCGATGTGGGAACTAACCAGGCCCAGTACGGCAATCAGGGCATCTTGCTGAACTCCGATGGGCTCAAGCAATTGCTCTTCGGGCCATTGCCCGGACCTGCCCGCAACACCGCTCAGATCGGGGAACCAGGGTGA
- a CDS encoding MCE family protein — MSGTWGNVLKFGAFGVVMVVLTAFLFMIFGQYRTGSTNAYSAVFVDVSGLKTGDSVRAGGLRVGTVADISMRPDHTVTVAFDADRTVVLSSGTRAAVRYLNLVGDRFLELIDGPGSARVMQPGSQIPADRTAPALDLDQLLGGLKPVIQGLNPQDVNALTNALLQIFQGQGGTVDSLLTKTASFSNGLADNNQIIEALIDNLNAVIGTLATSGSQFADAIDRFQRLVSELAAHRDPIGEAINALDSGTTSIADLLGQARPPLAGTIDQLSRLAPLLDDQKGLLDGALQSAPDNYRKLVRLGAYGSWINYYICELTVRVTDLQNRTAVFPFIKQDNGRCAE, encoded by the coding sequence GTGAGCGGCACATGGGGAAACGTCCTGAAATTCGGTGCCTTCGGTGTCGTCATGGTCGTTCTGACCGCGTTTCTATTCATGATCTTCGGGCAGTACCGCACCGGTTCGACCAACGCCTACTCCGCAGTGTTCGTCGACGTATCGGGACTGAAAACCGGTGATTCAGTGCGAGCCGGCGGTCTACGTGTCGGCACCGTCGCCGATATCTCGATGCGGCCAGATCACACCGTGACGGTCGCGTTCGACGCTGACCGCACCGTCGTGCTCAGCAGCGGCACCCGCGCCGCGGTGCGCTACCTCAACCTGGTGGGCGACCGATTCCTGGAACTCATCGACGGACCCGGCTCAGCCAGAGTGATGCAGCCCGGCTCGCAGATCCCCGCCGATCGGACTGCACCGGCGCTGGACCTCGATCAGCTATTGGGCGGTCTCAAGCCGGTCATCCAGGGCCTGAATCCTCAAGATGTCAACGCATTGACCAACGCTCTGCTGCAGATCTTCCAGGGCCAGGGCGGCACTGTGGACTCGTTGCTGACCAAGACGGCATCGTTTTCCAACGGGCTGGCCGACAACAACCAGATCATCGAAGCGCTCATCGACAACCTCAACGCCGTGATCGGCACTCTCGCCACCAGCGGAAGTCAGTTCGCCGATGCTATCGACCGTTTCCAGCGGTTGGTCTCCGAATTGGCCGCCCACCGTGACCCCATCGGTGAGGCCATCAACGCCCTCGACAGCGGCACAACATCGATCGCCGATCTGCTCGGACAGGCTCGCCCGCCGCTGGCCGGCACCATCGATCAACTGAGCCGCTTGGCACCCCTACTCGACGATCAGAAAGGCCTGCTCGACGGGGCACTGCAATCAGCCCCGGACAACTACCGCAAACTCGTCCGGCTGGGCGCTTACGGAAGTTGGATCAACTACTACATCTGCGAACTCACCGTCCGCGTCACCGATCTGCAAAACCGGACCGCCGTCTTCCCGTTCATCAAACAAGACAACGGCAGGTGCGCCGAGTAA